One window of the Melanotaenia boesemani isolate fMelBoe1 chromosome 14, fMelBoe1.pri, whole genome shotgun sequence genome contains the following:
- the LOC121652539 gene encoding E-selectin-like, giving the protein MMKLRLRLWLFVLWLNVKTSLQQNDPTCEFGIIHSNLFVAGLPPQNQPITAGHNLRFLCSDEYKLKGSKEIECLQTGQWNSPFPTCSDPTCEVGVMDPRLFVSGFPLLNQPIQPGHKLRFQCNEESELRGSREIECLRTGQWNSPVPTCSGTSSCSGPPVLEYGESRSHFSHNERVAYRYQAYHIMEGEPYKTCKDGIWTGEMRCLKPCTVSQYDLDDNNIDFRRAVLDKLYSKHGDHVTFRLFKCPTNN; this is encoded by the exons ATGATGAAACTACGTCTCCGTCTTTGGCTTTTTGTCCTGTGGCTGAATGTGAAGACGTCTTTACAACAAAATG atccCACATGTGAATTTGGCATTATACACAGTAATCTCTTTGTGGCTGGTTTACCACCTCAGAATCAGCCCATCACAGCTGGACATAACTTACGTTTTCTCTGCAGTGATGAGTACAAACTGAAAGGCTCAAAGGAAATCGAGTGTTTGCAAACTGGACAGTGGAATTCCCCATTCCCAACCTGCTCTG atcccACTTGTGAAGTTGGCGTGATGGACCCTCGTCTCTTTGTATCTGGTTTTCCACTGCTGAATCAACCAATCCAACCTGGACATAAATTACGCTTCCAGTGCAATGAGGAGAGCGAGCTGAGAGGCTCGAGAGAAATTGAGTGCTTGCGAACTGGACAGTGGAATTCTCCCGTCCCAACCTGCTCTG GTACTTCAAGTTGTTCGGGACCACCGGTCCTTGAATATGGAGAAAGCAGAAGTCATTTTTCACATAACGAGAGAGTTGCATACAGATATCAAGCTTACCACATAATGGAGGGTGAACCATACAAAACATGCAAGGATGGTATCTGGACTGGAGAGATGCGATGTCTCA AACCCTGCACTGTCAGTCAATATGACTTGGATGACAATAACATTGATTTCAGAAGAGCAGTATTAGATAAACTATATTCAAAACATGGTGATCACGTTACATTTAGGCTATTCAAATGTCCCACCAATAACTAA